Proteins from one Gossypium raimondii isolate GPD5lz chromosome 8, ASM2569854v1, whole genome shotgun sequence genomic window:
- the LOC105792233 gene encoding mediator of RNA polymerase II transcription subunit 23-like, whose product MSRPGKKVVDVAFKASKNIDWEGMAKLLVSDEARKEFATLRRTFDEVNSTLQTKFSQPACETVMNWLSSGGVTELLPEANVQPNERFMVMREVSPLPISLLSGFSMNLYLKLVFQMEQSLFAGQVVPSIAMVETYTRLLLIAPHSLFCSHFSHLAQRNASLLSKPAVTLLVLEIVNYRLLPPYRCRDPQVC is encoded by the exons ATGAGCAGACCGGGGAAGAAAGTCGTCGATGTCGCGTTCAAAGCATCAAAGAACATTGATTGGGAAGGGATGGCTAAGCTTTTGGTCTCCGATGAGGCTCGCAAAGAGTTCGCTACTCTTCGTCGCACTTTTGATGAAGTTAACTCTACTTTACAAACCAAATTCAGCCAg CCAGCTTGTGAAACGGTCATGAATTGGTTATCTTCTGGTGGAGTTACAGAGTTGTTACCTGAAGCAAATGTACAGCCCAATGAGAGATTCATGGTGATGCGGGAAGTTAGTCCATTGCCTATTTCACTGTTATCTGGCTTTTCAATGAATCTTTATTTGAAGTTGGTCTTTCAAATGGAACAATCTTTATTTGCTGGGCAG GTTGTTCCTAGTATTGCTATGGTTGAAACATACACCAGATTGTTGCTCATTGCACCTCATTCGTTATTTTGTTCGCACTTCAGT CATTTGGCACAGAGGAATGCTTCTTTATTGAGCAAGCCTGCGGTGACACTTCTGGTGCTTGAAATTGTCAACTATCGTCTGCTTCCACCGTACAG GTGTAGAGATCCCCAAGTTTGTTGA